A stretch of Fusobacterium periodonticum ATCC 33693 DNA encodes these proteins:
- a CDS encoding STIV orfB116 family protein, with amino-acid sequence MKLNKKLAILNTSILTSEGEYKLKDITLEEARKLIKENKDNLLSVVGHQSTVEIINTLLNSNIKMNRITFDQEI; translated from the coding sequence ATGAAATTAAATAAAAAATTAGCTATTCTAAATACTTCAATTTTAACTTCTGAAGGAGAATATAAATTAAAAGACATCACATTAGAAGAAGCAAGAAAATTAATTAAAGAAAATAAAGACAATCTACTAAGCGTTGTAGGGCATCAAAGTACTGTTGAAATAATTAATACATTATTAAATTCAAATATAAAAATGAACAGAATTACATTTGATCAAGAAATTTGA
- a CDS encoding macro domain-containing protein — MIKYISNKNIFNSKCEFLINPVNCIGVMGKGLALQFKNLFPNNFLKYRQHCLEGNLSIGKLLITSENNRKIINFPTKEDWRNPSKLEYIILGLEKLETAINRFNIKSIAFPKIGAGLGGLEWNLVLEEIKKFHQRINQNVIIEIYI, encoded by the coding sequence TTGATTAAATATATAAGTAATAAAAATATTTTTAATTCAAAATGTGAATTTTTAATTAATCCAGTTAATTGTATAGGAGTTATGGGAAAAGGTTTAGCTTTACAATTTAAAAATCTTTTTCCTAACAATTTTTTAAAATATAGACAACATTGTCTTGAAGGTAATTTATCTATTGGAAAATTACTTATAACTTCTGAAAATAATAGAAAGATAATTAATTTTCCAACAAAAGAAGATTGGAGAAATCCATCTAAATTAGAATACATAATTTTAGGTTTAGAAAAACTAGAAACTGCAATTAACAGATTTAATATAAAATCTATTGCTTTTCCTAAAATTGGTGCTGGTTTAGGTGGTTTAGAATGGAATTTAGTTCTTGAAGAAATAAAAAAGTTTCATCAAAGAATAAACCAAAATGTTATAATAGAAATATATATTTAA
- a CDS encoding viroplasmin family protein, which yields MFYAYILNNGGKGIVDSWDKCEQIVKGQSSAKYKKFKTIEEATEFISNNGVAENIIPVLDKNAIYFDAGTGRGRGVEVRITRSNGTSLLSYIKEKKGIVDLLNKHNWFINEFDNIELGKNYTNNFGELFGCYIALIIANEVNCKTIYGDSDLVIKYWSQGNCKSNDDLTKKLSNTVTKIRNNFDGLINHISGDINPADLGFHK from the coding sequence ATGTTTTATGCTTATATATTAAATAATGGTGGTAAAGGTATTGTTGATAGCTGGGATAAATGTGAACAAATAGTTAAAGGACAAAGTTCAGCTAAATACAAGAAATTCAAAACAATAGAAGAAGCTACTGAATTTATTTCAAATAATGGAGTTGCTGAAAATATAATTCCTGTTTTAGATAAAAATGCTATTTATTTTGATGCTGGAACTGGTAGAGGTAGAGGAGTAGAAGTAAGAATTACAAGAAGTAACGGAACTTCTCTATTAAGTTATATAAAAGAAAAGAAAGGAATTGTAGATTTATTAAATAAACACAATTGGTTTATTAATGAATTTGATAATATTGAATTAGGAAAAAATTATACAAATAATTTTGGTGAATTATTTGGTTGTTATATAGCATTAATAATTGCTAATGAAGTTAATTGTAAAACTATCTACGGAGATAGTGACTTGGTAATTAAATATTGGTCACAAGGAAATTGTAAATCTAATGATGATTTAACTAAAAAACTTTCTAATACAGTTACTAAAATTAGAAATAATTTTGATGGTTTAATTAATCATATTTCTGGAGATATTAATCCAGCAGATTTAGGTTTTCATAAATAA
- a CDS encoding crAss001_48 related protein: MEVFVARMLEEKDKLKYKIKKIDLFKETETFQKQCSVEKTLLIEQQLYMQMYLNSLEKRLNYYLEKDCEKCQVLQKTHKY, encoded by the coding sequence ATGGAAGTTTTTGTAGCTAGGATGTTGGAAGAAAAAGATAAACTGAAATACAAAATTAAAAAAATTGATTTATTTAAAGAAACTGAAACATTTCAAAAACAATGTTCTGTTGAAAAAACATTATTGATAGAACAACAATTATATATGCAAATGTATTTGAATTCATTGGAAAAAAGATTAAATTATTATTTAGAAAAGGATTGTGAAAAATGTCAAGTGTTACAAAAAACCCACAAATATTAA